GGCTCGACTTAATGTTTCCTTCTTCAATCAGTATAAATCGGATCCTCAAGGTCCAATTTTGCCACTTCTCTACTTGTAAACCTTCATAGAAAGGCTTAAGTCTATGGCCATTCACCTTGAACACTTTGGAAGTTGctaaactttgaatttcaacTGCACCATGGGAAAAAACATTACTAACAACAAAAGGTCCAATCCAATGAGAACATAACTTACCCGGAAACAAACGAAGTCGTGAATGGTATAGAAGGActttttgaccaactttaaacTCCTTTCTAGAGATCATCTTGTCATGAAAAACCTTCGCTTTTTCCTTGTAAATCCTTGCACTCTCATAGGCATCATTGCGAATTTCCTCTAACTCTTGTAGTTGCAACTTCCTGTGTTCTCCACTTTCATCCATCTTCATGTTGAAACTCTTGATAGCCCAATAAGCCTTGTTTTCTAACTCAACTGGAAGGTGGCATGGTTTCCCAAACACCAACCGATAAGGTGACATACCAATGGGCGTCTTATATGCAGTCCTATACACCTACAAGGCATCATCCAAGCGCAACTTCCTGTGGGGGAGGGGATTCAAATCTGGAATGGGGGCCTGCAAAATAGAGGGTAAACGCCTTTCGTTAGAAACTGGTAACATGATATAAGGAACGTTACCTGACTGCTGTAACTTCAGAAAATCATTCAATGCTGCAACAGTTTCTTGCAAATCAGTACTCAAGGCTAActccttattttctttctcaagaTGCTTACTAATGGCAACTTCCATTCCATATTTTCCATCAAGTTCAAAAACTTCCTGTGCTAAAGAATCAATCACATCAATTAAATAAACAGGATTATCATCATCAGGATATTTCATGGCATCATACTTAACAATTTCACCATCAAATTCCATGGTAAGTGTGCCACTATGAACATCTATCTTAGTCTTGGATGTCTTTAAAAATGGTCTTCCTAACAAAATAGGAGTAGTTTGATCACCATTCTCCATATCAAGAACATAGAAATCAGTAAGGAAAACCAAATCATTAACTTGCACAAGAACATCCTCAACTACACCCTTAGGATAGGCAATAGATCTATCAGCCAGTTGAATCACAACACCAGTTTTAATCAAAGGTCCAAGTttcaaagaaacatatatagaaTATGGCATGACATTGATAGAAGCTCCTAAATCTAGGATGGCCTTCTCAAGTTGAGTGTTACCTATTGTACAAGGGATAGTAAACATACCTGGATCCTTGCACTTTGCAGGGAGTTTTCTTTGAATAACTGCAGAAACATTCTCCCCTACTCTTACCTTTTCACATCCTTTAAGTTTCTGTTTCCTCTTAATTGTACACAATTCTTTCAGGAATTTAGCATAACGAGGTACTTGTTTAATGGCATCTAAAAGTGAAATATTTACCTCGCATCTACGAAAAGTCTcatataaatctttattttgCTCATATTTTCTTGATTCTGCTAAAGCTTGAGGAAATGGAGGTACTGGTTTATAATCAGAAAGAGGAGGAAACTTACGCTTAGGTACCTCATCATCATTGGGAACATTCTTGTCTGCAACAACATTTTGCTCATTTCTTGCTTCAATGATGCAGAGGCTGCCTTTACTAGAATCACAACCTCTTTACCACTTCTCAAAACGATTGCACTTGCATTTTCTCTTAGATTTACTACCATTTGAGAGGGTAATTTTCCCGAACTTTGCGCCTCTAGCCGACTAATTGCAGTTGCCATCTGGCTCATCTGATTATCCAAACTTTGAATATTGGCCCCCGCCTCTTGTTGAAATTTTTCCGTCTCTTGTTGAAATTGTAAAGTATTAGTGGCAAGAGACTTAACAATATCTTCTAAAGACATACCAGAATTAGAAGTTTGCCCTGGTTGTTGTCTAGGGGGGTATGGCTGCTTATATTACTGGCAAATTGGGCAGTTTTGAGTCGTGGGCTGATTTACTTGTAGATTCCCATAGCTAAGATTGGGGTGATCCCTCCATCCTGGGTTATACGTGCTTGAATTGGGATCATACTTCCTTTGCAGTTGTCTAGGAAAACCACCTGTCGCATTCACTTGCTCAATGGGCTCCTCTTGAAGAGTTGGGCACATATCGGTTGGATGTCCTACTATCGAACAAATCCCACAAGCCTTCACCATTTGCATATTACCTACAACCATTTGACGAATAAGAGAAGTTACACTCACAATTTTTTGTTCAAGTGAGGAAATATTTACCTCATTAACATGCTTAGATGGAGGGTCAAGCCTAGTGCTAAATTGTTTAGAATTAGTTGCCATATTTGCAATCAAGTTTCTCGCGGCCTCAGGAGTTTTATCCACCAAAACTCCTCCACTAGCTACATCAATCATGCTCCTATCAATAGGTAGAAGGCCCTCATAGAAATACTAGATAAGTAGCTGCTCACTAATTTGATGATGGGGGCAGCTtgcacataatttcttgaaacgCTCTCAATATTCAAGTAGGGACTCTCCGTTGTGCTGCCTTAcaccacaaatttctttttgaatgtTGGCTACCCTTGAAGTTGGgaaatatttatccaaaaacaaCCACTTCATCTCATTCCATGTTTTAATACTCCCGGAGGGTAGATAATAGAGCCAATCCTTAGTCAAATCCttcaaagaaaatggaaagactcttaatttaatttgatcttCAGCCACCCTCGTGGGCTTCATACTTGTGCATACCACATGCAACTCCTTTAGATGCTTGTGAGGATCTTCACCTGCAAGGCCATGAAAAGTGGGCAAGAGATGTATTAGTCcagattttaattcaaaagtaGTAGTAGCATCTAAAGTAAGGAATGTTATGCATAAGGGTTGTTGATTCAAATCAGGGGTAGCAAGCTCTTTCAAAGTTTTATTTTCAGCTATGACTTCATCCTCTTCTAAATCAAAATCGCTAGCAAACAGGGAATCAAGAGCTAGATTGTGCTCTTCAGAATTTTTCCTGGCTTCCCTCCTCAACCTGTGCAAAGTTCTCTCTATTTCTGGATCATACTGCAAATCACCTTGATTAGAAGATCGAGTTACAGTCATAAACAATCAAGGAAACTCTAATAAACCATGAAAAACAAACTAGGAAAAATCTAGATCAGtaatgaaaataaatcaaaattctatgctaaaatacaaaaacgCCTAAAACCCTAGAAAGCAGTGGAATCTAGCCTCAAAAGGGTGGGGCTAGTAATCCAAAGGATTACCTAGTCTTGCTCAGAACATTGTTTACCTTCAGAAAACTATACTATCAAGGCCTAGTTCTACTGCAATCAGAATTCTTCCAAAACCGTAACTATCAAAAactaacgattttttttttttttttgaaaatttcaagaatgaaaTTTTGGTGTGTTGTTGCacgcaaccaaaaataaaatctatactcctaaaaatatatgtagtggTGCGAGTAAGAATCGTTCCCACGgagagtatctagcctagttttatgctacgtgAACAAGGGGCGGGGGGTggagtataatgaaaacaattttaagaaaaaaaaaacatctaaggaaaactaaggaacaattcaaattaaagtatcgaaattaatcaaaagaacaaaccttggtctaagtcaacatccaccatcggaattttacaactgatcatcAATGCAAGTATATATtaattcacactttgaatattcaccatCAAAACAATTTccctatctctccttagtcgtagttaattagaaaataagcgatctaataaaccctaactactaaacaacccaagacaagcgctaaatgtttaatctagtagcagccttaagaattagagagatcaatgaaactaaacaacacaaacccaagcaattgcatttaatttagttgagcaatcttcctaagatctaataatttctgacgCAGCCAATCATTAAAttggttgcttcacaagttagagagatcaaacaattacggatttgatatctaacctagcagtagattGGAATGAACAATAAACTAGTAAccctcctagtaattaaacgagacaatcatgaaaataggcacaaaagaaaatctgatattcaaagcataaattgagcaataaaaacaaattagatctcacagttTTGTTGATTCCGAGGCTTTAGTTTCCTttgaccaagtataaaagtttagccacgcagggccatgatgaaaattcaaaggagaaaattagagaagaggggagagagaggcgtgTGTGTCCTATTCTaatttctcctcccccttttacacaataattccccctttcccaagcctacaaaatctcctaaaaatattctcaataataatatccaaatctaactaattaaggaaaaatattaaaaataaaacaaagtcctaatataacttggaaagtggtgtttttcagATGAAAATTTCATGCACCAGATCTGGATGCTTCTGAAAATAAACCTCATCAGATCTGCATATTAGAATTGCAGGCAAAGAAACATTTCAGAACGTCAGCAGtgcaggtgcagcaacttcaagcccGATTTCCAACTTGATGCAGCCCGTATttctcaaaacatgaaagttgtagagcttTTTCTTGGCGTTCCATAGCATCTTGACTCATCTCAATCGGAACTTGGATTAGAGAGTTATGCCCAGATTACGAAGCAATGTGAAAGCTGTCCAAAATCGTccaattagctacgttttgcacttaacgcctccatttgcatcctaaatcaaaatataagaataatgagaaaatttaggcaccaaataaatataaaagactatacattaagagaaaaatatgataatttgcattctcatcaaataGCCATAGtgctttaatttaaaataacacgTGGCAGCTTTTAATTAGACTGCTTATGTCATTTAAATTAACACGTGCTAACCTTTGATTGGTTCTCAAGTATTCTTTGACACTTGAAAATCTAGTCATTGGTCTCTGAATAATGATAGTGACACCCGCTATATAATACATGGCTTCTTGTAATTGGTTGCTTTAAATGTACTACATGAATTTAGTGGTCTGACGTGGCAATTTGTGATTGGTAGAAAATTTCACTCTCTACAGTATGTTAGAAAGTGGAACACAAATTCTCTGTGGCAATTTTTGTGTTCCACTAATCATAACTTGCCATGTGGTTgactattcttttctttttttcacttttaattttggttattttataaggaaagtcaaatcaatatataataattagtGATTAATGgagtataaaatgaaataataaaagtgggacagaaaatttgaattgcccatattgttcaaaaatagttaatgttgaataaaaaaaaaaaattatcttcgATGGTAAAATCTTAAAAAGCTCATCAAAATCCTTATCCCCTCATATTTTAAAGTCCATTAAAGATAGCTAACTTTTGTTGATAACCACGTTGATGTTGAATAACTATTTGAACCAAAATATGTCCAACTTGTCATTTCAATTTGCTTCTTAAAAGAGCAAAACACACaccaaaatatttttgcttTAATTAAGGTAAACCTCACAAACCGCCCCTCTTAATTcgtagaaaataaaaaatttaaggtaGTCTCTAGTCAAACACTTCGCTGTTGAAAATGTGGACAGCATTTCTCTTCTATAAATAGCCTTTTGAAAATGGTATAAATCACTTCTCAACCATTTCATAAGTCATCTTTCATTGAACCCCAACAACAAAGAAAGCCTTGTAGTTATTAAATCTATCAAAAGCCATGGTTTTCAAGGACTACACCTTTTTCTCATGTGTCTTTTTAGCGACAACTGTCATCCTCCTCACTGGCCACGCTCATGGCGCTGGCCTCTGCGACAATTCTCCTAATAAGAAAGTCTGTGATTCAATTGTCTACAATCGGACTGACGCACGTGATGCCGTGGTTGCAGCCTGTCACAAATTGGTTGCCGAGACCAAAACTGCAAAGGGGGTGGCTCAACAGCAACCCAATTCCACCGAAATTCACAATTGCATAACGAATTTTGACGGTTCCATTGGCTTCGCCAATGACGCCTTAAATTCCCTCAATAACGGTCAACCCCTTTCCTCAAATACCTACCTCATTGCCGCCCGGGCCAACTACAAGTTATGCGATGACGGGTTCCAGAATTCTGGCAAAACCAATCCCATTGCCAAATCTACTAAGCTCTTACAGGACATGGCTAGCGTCGGTGGATATCTAGCAACTTTAgttaaaacatgaaaaagagTAGTTGAGAGAGAGACTGATGTCCAGATCTGTGATGAGCAAAATATTTGTAACTATGTGCTGGTGCAAAGAATAAAAGCTCTTAATCTTCAATCTTTATGATGTTGTAGTGCAAGTAAGCCCTAGAAGTATTATggtgaaaaattataatttttttccctttattatCTGGTGAGATATTTGTTAAAATAACTATTGTTGATCTTAAGATGTTGaaaaaatgtcttttttttttttcttattaataattagcattttgtaaaaaatattgttaaaaagtttgta
This genomic stretch from Quercus robur chromosome 4, dhQueRobu3.1, whole genome shotgun sequence harbors:
- the LOC126721360 gene encoding uncharacterized protein LOC126721360, with product MVFKDYTFFSCVFLATTVILLTGHAHGAGLCDNSPNKKVCDSIVYNRTDARDAVVAACHKLVAETKTAKGVAQQQPNSTEIHNCITNFDGSIGFANDALNSLNNGQPLSSNTYLIAARANYKLCDDGFQNSGKTNPIAKSTKLLQDMASVGGYLATLVKT